One window from the genome of Bacilli bacterium encodes:
- a CDS encoding MATE family efflux transporter, protein MKTKTLFQSVDLTVGTPWKVILRFAIPIFISIIFQNIYSMVDAMIVGHYLPLQFAGVSDTNSLVFIILQFAFGCTAGFSVITGRNFGRKDYPAFRRSFANMITISLIISLILTLIATVFADDLLEIINVTPENDLVTYKAASTYLSVIYIGLITMVFYNLIVSVLRSIGDSITPLFFLILSSIINIGLDFLFVTTFKGPDAKVAGAAIATVISQAISAIMCFVYSFKKYEFLRLKRSDFSLKAKEIKELLIQGLPLAFQFSILAIGLIILQGAINTFDIGKLIPGTNTPAHYAQDGYGAAGKMDNFLLSPFAALGTAMLSFTAQNYGANNIKRIKQGLNQAFLIVGVTYVIINIMSLLLSMDGFFLYIFINESNIYPETIYYATTYMHVALPSSLFLGVLFVSRNTIQGLGKSLYPFLAGVMELIARILICLYIPYLISPTNLVSNSAFVGICFADPLAWFAAIIVLLYGVIKFVYLIKDKKNNHQNELVNKAN, encoded by the coding sequence ATGAAAACAAAAACTCTTTTTCAGTCGGTAGATTTAACTGTTGGAACACCTTGGAAGGTTATTCTTCGCTTTGCGATACCAATTTTTATAAGTATCATTTTTCAAAATATTTACTCGATGGTGGATGCGATGATTGTCGGCCATTACTTACCGCTTCAATTTGCCGGGGTAAGTGATACAAATAGTCTGGTATTTATTATTCTTCAGTTTGCCTTTGGCTGTACCGCCGGCTTCAGTGTTATAACTGGACGCAATTTTGGTCGTAAAGACTACCCCGCATTTAGACGTTCTTTTGCTAATATGATCACCATATCTTTAATAATTTCTTTAATCTTAACTCTTATAGCGACCGTTTTTGCTGACGATCTTCTCGAAATCATTAATGTAACTCCCGAGAATGATTTGGTTACTTATAAAGCTGCGAGCACCTATTTAAGTGTCATATATATCGGGCTAATTACAATGGTTTTTTATAATCTCATCGTCAGCGTTCTTCGTAGTATTGGCGATAGTATTACCCCACTGTTCTTTTTGATATTATCCAGCATTATCAATATCGGGCTCGACTTCCTTTTCGTAACCACATTTAAGGGGCCGGATGCTAAAGTGGCCGGAGCGGCAATTGCCACCGTTATATCACAAGCTATCAGCGCTATTATGTGCTTCGTGTATTCCTTTAAGAAATATGAATTTTTGCGATTAAAACGAAGCGACTTTTCCTTGAAGGCAAAAGAGATTAAAGAGTTGCTTATTCAGGGATTGCCTCTTGCCTTTCAATTTTCAATATTAGCTATCGGTTTGATTATTCTTCAGGGAGCGATTAATACGTTCGACATTGGAAAACTTATCCCCGGAACAAATACCCCGGCTCACTATGCTCAAGATGGTTATGGAGCGGCCGGAAAAATGGATAATTTTCTTTTGTCGCCCTTCGCCGCTTTAGGTACGGCAATGCTTTCTTTTACCGCCCAGAATTATGGTGCCAATAACATTAAACGCATTAAACAAGGACTGAATCAGGCTTTTTTAATTGTCGGTGTCACCTATGTAATTATCAATATTATGAGCCTACTTTTGTCAATGGATGGTTTTTTCTTATATATATTTATAAATGAATCGAATATTTATCCGGAAACTATCTATTATGCCACTACTTATATGCATGTAGCCTTACCATCTTCTCTTTTCTTAGGAGTACTATTTGTTTCGCGAAATACCATTCAAGGCTTGGGAAAATCATTATATCCATTTCTGGCTGGCGTTATGGAACTAATTGCTCGTATCTTAATATGCCTATATATTCCTTATCTCATTAGCCCTACCAATTTAGTCAGCAACTCGGCATTTGTCGGCATTTGTTTCGCCGACCCATTAGCTTGGTTTGCGGCTATCATTGTTCTTTTATATGGAGTAATTAAATTTGTGTACTTAATCAAAGATAAAAAAAACAATCATCAAAACGAATTGGTCAATAAAGCAAATTAA
- the prs gene encoding ribose-phosphate diphosphokinase, with translation MQTIFGISANKKLLAALAQFTDFAIGKIRMFSFSDHEFVISARGSNLSSKAVIVQSMSYPVERHFFELSFLANSLWTNGVNDIVAIIPYFGFARQEVKGKEVSTPAVDMLIEMLKSAHISSIITYDIHASEQGAKDSFYNVDFSDVFLMPIKKFLTENHFHPQNTVFVIPDGGATKRLSTFLKAFPEYPISQLSKRRPQANKVRLIDFTGEVINRHAIMLDDIIDTGGTTELVAEELRKRGALDMYVVATHGVFSGDYQKHLGNPFIKKIITTDSIDKTVPGILAQKIIRISLAENLANILKRIDNKGINNFEKR, from the coding sequence ATGCAGACTATTTTTGGAATTTCCGCGAATAAAAAGTTGCTTGCAGCCCTCGCTCAATTTACCGATTTCGCCATTGGAAAAATTAGAATGTTTAGTTTCTCCGACCATGAATTTGTAATTTCAGCTCGGGGGAGCAATCTTTCTTCAAAGGCAGTGATTGTGCAATCAATGTCCTACCCAGTTGAACGCCATTTTTTTGAATTGTCTTTTTTAGCCAATAGCTTATGGACAAATGGCGTTAACGATATAGTAGCTATTATTCCTTATTTTGGTTTTGCGCGACAGGAAGTTAAAGGCAAGGAAGTATCAACACCAGCAGTCGATATGTTGATTGAAATGTTAAAATCCGCCCATATAAGCAGTATTATAACTTATGATATTCACGCAAGTGAACAGGGGGCAAAAGATAGTTTTTATAATGTTGATTTTAGCGATGTCTTTTTAATGCCAATAAAGAAGTTTTTGACGGAAAATCATTTTCATCCCCAGAATACGGTTTTTGTGATTCCTGATGGCGGAGCCACTAAACGGTTATCGACTTTTTTAAAGGCATTTCCAGAATATCCAATATCGCAATTGAGCAAACGGCGTCCCCAGGCCAATAAAGTGCGTTTGATTGATTTTACGGGTGAGGTTATCAACCGGCATGCGATTATGCTGGATGATATTATTGATACTGGTGGAACAACGGAATTAGTGGCGGAAGAATTGAGAAAGCGCGGGGCACTCGATATGTATGTTGTGGCCACGCATGGCGTCTTTTCCGGTGATTATCAAAAACACTTGGGTAACCCGTTTATCAAAAAAATAATTACCACTGATAGTATTGATAAAACGGTCCCGGGAATTTTGGCCCAAAAAATAATTCGGATTTCTCTTGCGGAAAATCTTGCTAATATTTTAAAAAGAATAGACAATAAGGGTATAAATAATTTTGAAAAGAGATAG
- a CDS encoding 1-acyl-sn-glycerol-3-phosphate acyltransferase gives MKSKRSQTKHVVKFRHRFFYGLARILLAWIFRLHANFHSKHYHLKGKGPYIIVSNHTSALDPILLATSTDIPIYYVASEIIFGHGLISRLLEFCFAPIPKSKSLPDISTIMTIKKVLKEKGTVGIFVEGNVTFTGGLASMPFAIGKLVKSLNVPLLFFRFHGVSQSDPRWATKRRKGRSWGEFYSQMNPDEYNALSLDELNKIIYERIDANPYKENPPLSFKTKHMSEHLERLIFACPHCHSVNTVHGYDDFICDECGFTAHYDEHGYLVSKEYGKQTLIEVDQLVKDNYQHFLATNADFKLKATGLWVEILKKRRKYHGQVQITVSHEGIDVISKHKDQSFKVGYHELVSMAVQQKGGLILYIHGRNTTMIKFPASVSAYQFLVTLQVFVHRYKFIKGEVKNEFIDLNDEHHTECLGL, from the coding sequence ATGAAAAGTAAACGTAGCCAAACTAAGCATGTGGTAAAATTTCGTCATCGTTTTTTCTATGGTTTAGCGCGTATTCTTTTAGCTTGGATTTTTCGCCTTCATGCAAACTTTCATAGTAAACACTATCACCTAAAGGGAAAGGGACCCTATATTATTGTCTCTAATCATACTTCGGCTCTCGACCCGATTTTGCTCGCCACCAGCACTGACATTCCTATTTATTATGTGGCTTCTGAAATAATTTTTGGCCATGGACTTATCAGTCGACTTTTAGAGTTTTGCTTTGCTCCAATTCCTAAAAGTAAATCTCTACCCGACATATCGACGATTATGACGATTAAGAAGGTTTTGAAGGAAAAAGGAACCGTGGGTATTTTTGTTGAGGGCAATGTGACATTTACTGGTGGATTGGCTTCAATGCCCTTTGCGATTGGTAAGTTAGTTAAATCGCTCAATGTCCCTCTTCTTTTCTTCCGTTTTCATGGTGTTTCCCAATCGGATCCCCGTTGGGCAACTAAACGAAGAAAAGGCCGCTCATGGGGAGAATTTTACTCGCAAATGAATCCCGATGAGTATAACGCACTGTCCTTGGATGAGCTTAATAAAATAATTTATGAACGCATTGATGCCAATCCGTATAAGGAGAACCCACCCCTTTCGTTTAAAACTAAGCACATGAGCGAACATCTTGAGCGCCTGATTTTTGCGTGTCCGCACTGTCATAGTGTCAATACCGTTCACGGTTATGATGATTTTATTTGTGACGAATGCGGTTTTACCGCGCATTATGATGAACACGGATATTTGGTTTCTAAAGAATATGGTAAGCAAACTTTGATTGAAGTCGATCAGTTGGTCAAGGATAATTATCAGCATTTTTTGGCTACCAACGCCGATTTTAAATTGAAGGCTACGGGTCTTTGGGTCGAAATATTAAAAAAGCGAAGAAAATACCATGGACAGGTTCAAATCACGGTCAGCCATGAGGGTATCGATGTTATTAGTAAGCATAAAGATCAGTCCTTCAAAGTCGGCTATCACGAGTTGGTTAGCATGGCCGTTCAGCAAAAGGGAGGACTCATCCTCTATATTCATGGTCGCAACACAACGATGATTAAATTTCCCGCTTCCGTGAGTGCCTATCAGTTCTTAGTTACGCTTCAAGTTTTTGTCCATCGCTATAAATTTATTAAAGGAGAAGTGAAAAATGAATTTATTGACCTTAATGACGAGCACCATACCGAATGTTTGGGACTATGA
- a CDS encoding helix-turn-helix transcriptional regulator, whose amino-acid sequence MSPYLYYIGVEIILRKIREQRQRAGLTQEQVGNHLGLAKETYRNIENGKIRLKLDDFISICQLLHLPYASVLESDEQTITITKADFIVIQNAFKVIERIAETNDLKNTSNPLPKNEYELSDSIDDEEK is encoded by the coding sequence ATGTCACCATATTTATATTATATAGGTGTGGAAATAATACTTAGAAAAATTCGCGAACAGCGACAACGAGCCGGATTAACGCAAGAACAAGTTGGAAATCATCTTGGACTAGCAAAAGAAACTTACCGTAATATCGAAAACGGGAAGATTCGTTTAAAATTGGATGATTTTATTTCTATTTGCCAATTACTTCATCTCCCATACGCTAGTGTGCTAGAAAGCGATGAACAAACCATAACGATTACAAAGGCAGATTTTATTGTCATTCAAAACGCGTTTAAAGTTATCGAAAGAATTGCGGAAACGAATGATTTAAAAAATACTAGCAATCCTTTGCCCAAAAATGAATATGAACTATCCGATTCAATAGATGATGAAGAGAAATGA
- a CDS encoding GNAT family N-acetyltransferase → MEEIRKILAAVRLADERFNLIESGDRIAVGISGGKDSLLLAYALNLYTRFSKKQFSIIGITLNLGFPGFEGDYLKDYFQSQNIEYHIEDASTVYPILAIQQERMGINHLPCSICSRMKKAAMNKAAQKYGCNKVAFAHHADDAIETLFLNEINGGRVATFAPKMRLEREDITFIRPFILTFEKSIIKAANQLHLPVRPSSCPADKHTEREEIKQVLKGLYDKYSQCHTNFLTMITNASKFDLWFDELNYQTRKSGLIVKPVNSIEDKTAVLYIRMKVFVEEQNCPLDEEITPEENSANYFLLVYKGVNVGTIRYYIDNGYYHIGRFAILSAYRKMGLGRILFQWLEEYLYRNNGKITIAFNGQAYLKDFYESLGYTTDGKIVMDAGIKHYHFERTIDKLPASCFLPNEE, encoded by the coding sequence ATGGAAGAAATTCGCAAAATATTAGCTGCTGTCCGCTTGGCGGATGAAAGATTTAATTTAATTGAGAGCGGCGATAGAATCGCCGTCGGAATAAGCGGAGGTAAGGACTCCTTGCTTCTTGCTTATGCTTTAAACCTATATACTCGCTTTTCAAAAAAGCAATTTTCCATCATTGGAATAACCTTAAATCTTGGCTTTCCCGGTTTTGAAGGCGATTATTTAAAAGATTATTTTCAATCCCAAAACATTGAATACCATATCGAAGATGCGAGTACCGTTTACCCGATATTGGCTATCCAACAGGAAAGAATGGGAATTAATCATTTGCCATGTTCAATCTGCTCCCGCATGAAGAAAGCCGCGATGAATAAAGCGGCGCAAAAGTACGGATGTAATAAGGTCGCCTTTGCTCATCATGCTGATGATGCGATTGAAACCCTGTTTTTAAACGAAATAAATGGGGGGCGAGTTGCCACTTTCGCTCCCAAAATGCGCCTTGAACGTGAAGATATTACCTTTATTCGCCCCTTTATTTTGACTTTTGAAAAGAGCATTATTAAGGCTGCCAATCAACTTCATCTTCCCGTTCGTCCCTCTTCGTGTCCTGCTGATAAGCATACTGAACGCGAGGAAATAAAACAGGTGCTTAAAGGTTTATATGATAAATATAGTCAGTGCCATACTAATTTTTTAACGATGATTACTAATGCTTCAAAATTTGATCTTTGGTTTGATGAACTCAATTATCAAACCCGAAAGAGTGGCTTGATTGTTAAACCAGTAAATTCCATCGAAGATAAAACGGCGGTGCTCTACATTCGTATGAAGGTTTTCGTTGAAGAGCAAAATTGCCCTCTGGATGAAGAAATTACCCCTGAAGAAAACTCGGCTAACTATTTTTTACTCGTCTATAAAGGAGTGAATGTAGGAACTATCCGCTATTACATCGATAACGGCTATTATCATATTGGCCGTTTTGCCATTTTATCGGCGTATCGTAAGATGGGCCTAGGACGCATTTTATTTCAATGGCTAGAAGAGTACTTATATCGAAACAATGGGAAAATAACCATTGCTTTTAATGGACAGGCCTATCTAAAGGATTTTTATGAATCCCTTGGCTATACAACCGATGGTAAAATTGTTATGGATGCCGGTATTAAGCATTATCATTTTGAGCGGACGATTGATAAACTACCTGCCTCCTGTTTTCTACCCAATGAAGAATAA
- the truB gene encoding tRNA pseudouridine(55) synthase TruB, producing MNGIYLVDKRVDWTSRDCVNRLSHILHTKKIGHTGTLDPFATGLLIITVGPSTKILPFMEGFSKTYVASLKLGATTATLDLETPETVFKEIPPLTKEDIEQVFKDYIGKIKQIPPTTSAIKIDGVPAYKRYRAGETITMKTREVEVYDLKLISYVPPVINFMVTCSSGTYVRTLGADIAQSLNTLGYLTALRRTKIGSFLVSAAKDVENITLTDAHSSMEALIDMPRLNVNSEQKELVIHGRYLQIEQQAPLLLMVDDNLPLAIYYWNDEEKIYKCRRGLL from the coding sequence ATGAACGGAATTTATTTGGTCGACAAGCGAGTGGACTGGACTTCACGCGACTGCGTGAATCGTCTAAGTCATATTTTGCATACCAAAAAAATCGGTCATACCGGAACTTTAGATCCTTTTGCCACGGGTCTTTTGATCATTACCGTCGGCCCATCTACTAAAATTCTTCCCTTTATGGAAGGATTTAGCAAGACATACGTAGCCAGTTTAAAATTGGGAGCGACAACCGCCACGCTTGATTTAGAAACTCCGGAGACGGTTTTTAAAGAAATACCTCCATTGACCAAAGAGGATATTGAACAAGTATTTAAGGATTATATTGGAAAGATAAAGCAAATTCCGCCGACCACGAGTGCAATAAAGATCGATGGGGTTCCCGCCTATAAACGATATCGAGCGGGAGAAACCATTACAATGAAAACTCGCGAAGTGGAAGTATATGACTTAAAGTTGATTTCCTATGTTCCCCCAGTAATAAATTTTATGGTTACTTGCTCAAGCGGAACTTATGTTCGTACTCTTGGAGCTGATATCGCCCAAAGTTTAAATACGCTTGGTTACCTTACTGCTCTTCGCCGAACAAAGATTGGTTCTTTCTTGGTAAGCGCGGCGAAAGATGTTGAAAACATTACTTTAACGGATGCTCATTCCAGTATGGAAGCGCTGATTGATATGCCCCGGCTGAATGTAAATAGTGAGCAAAAGGAGTTAGTTATACATGGCCGCTATTTACAAATTGAGCAACAAGCGCCGTTGCTTTTAATGGTTGATGATAATTTACCATTAGCCATCTATTACTGGAATGACGAGGAAAAAATATATAAATGTCGCCGAGGTTTATTATGA
- a CDS encoding bifunctional riboflavin kinase/FAD synthetase, translating into MIKRINVDLQNVERISGGLALCLGYFDGLHVGHLALITEAKKTGQPVGIITFANSNDLLATRRNRQLTSIDDRLHLLDEMGVDYLFVIDFTLEIRDMEADDFVKNVIIALGATYVICGEDFHFGRGAQGGISNLRDDFKSAFKTLVVKPILDAEGNKISSSLIKKYLDTGEIEKANQLLGREYIIYGKVKHGFGNGKGFGFPTANLDLLANYVVPKNGVYAVRVLYQGQLYWGAANIGTHPTIMETTDSQIEVFILDFHSVVYTQNIGLYFVRRLRDEVKFASISELKRAMAEDVEKVRALSISVSLEK; encoded by the coding sequence ATGATAAAAAGAATAAATGTTGATTTGCAAAATGTTGAACGTATAAGTGGTGGTTTAGCCCTTTGTCTTGGCTATTTTGATGGGCTTCATGTCGGTCATTTAGCGTTAATTACGGAAGCGAAAAAAACGGGTCAGCCAGTAGGGATTATTACTTTTGCTAACTCAAATGATCTTCTTGCCACAAGAAGAAATCGACAATTAACTTCCATTGATGATCGGTTGCATTTACTTGATGAGATGGGGGTCGACTATCTATTTGTTATTGATTTTACGTTAGAAATACGTGATATGGAAGCGGATGATTTTGTTAAAAATGTCATAATCGCTTTAGGCGCTACCTATGTCATATGTGGGGAAGATTTTCATTTTGGTCGGGGAGCGCAGGGTGGCATTTCTAATTTAAGGGATGATTTTAAATCCGCTTTTAAAACTCTGGTTGTGAAACCGATTCTAGATGCGGAAGGCAATAAAATTTCCTCCAGCCTAATCAAGAAGTATCTCGACACGGGCGAAATTGAAAAAGCTAATCAACTGCTTGGCCGTGAGTATATCATCTATGGCAAAGTAAAGCATGGCTTTGGCAATGGAAAAGGCTTCGGCTTCCCAACAGCCAACCTTGATTTGTTGGCTAATTATGTTGTTCCCAAAAACGGAGTATATGCGGTTCGGGTTCTATATCAAGGGCAACTTTACTGGGGCGCAGCTAATATCGGTACCCACCCCACCATAATGGAAACAACCGATTCCCAAATTGAAGTGTTTATTCTTGACTTTCATTCGGTGGTTTATACGCAAAATATCGGTCTATATTTTGTCAGACGACTCCGGGATGAAGTGAAGTTTGCATCTATTTCCGAATTGAAACGGGCGATGGCGGAAGACGTGGAAAAAGTTCGGGCGCTTTCCATTAGCGTTTCTTTAGAAAAATAA
- a CDS encoding FprA family A-type flavoprotein, with protein MASEKISSNLFWVGSHDPHLRRFDIVMETKYGSTYNSYIFESNGEYALIDGSKLGFEEEWLGNIKEVVAIEKISTMVVQHTEPDHSSAIAELLKINPNIQIYGSPLAMANLREIVNHPFNAHVIKDGEKITIGDDTLEFIVAPNLHWPDTIFTYIEKQKYLFTCDFFGAHICVEPMALSAIAQKKEYAESFKVYFDAIMSPFKPFVRVGLAKIKNLKIDYILNSHGPYLDSPEAIRNAQNLYQKWAEQPVRLRKKVTMVYCSNYGYTKLIAEAMAETIKEYDVEFKMYDIVDSATADMVADIEDADGVLFGSPTIVADVIRPVYDLMNELNPFVMMNKIAGAFGSYGWSGEAVGNLLTRAKQLKMKTIDDGFKVRLNPTADDLVKAKAYASNFVNGLY; from the coding sequence ATGGCAAGTGAAAAAATTAGCAGTAATTTATTTTGGGTAGGTTCACATGATCCGCACCTACGGCGGTTTGACATCGTCATGGAAACAAAATATGGTTCTACCTACAACTCCTATATTTTTGAGTCAAATGGCGAATATGCGCTCATTGATGGCAGTAAGCTTGGTTTTGAAGAAGAGTGGTTAGGCAACATTAAAGAGGTCGTGGCGATTGAAAAGATTTCCACTATGGTGGTTCAGCATACGGAGCCAGATCATAGTTCGGCGATTGCTGAACTTTTAAAAATAAATCCCAACATTCAAATTTATGGTTCGCCTCTAGCAATGGCCAATTTACGGGAAATAGTCAATCATCCCTTTAATGCTCACGTTATTAAAGATGGGGAGAAAATTACTATTGGAGATGATACCTTGGAATTTATCGTCGCCCCGAATCTTCACTGGCCAGATACGATTTTCACCTATATCGAAAAGCAAAAGTATCTTTTTACCTGCGATTTCTTTGGTGCCCACATCTGCGTTGAGCCGATGGCATTATCCGCTATCGCCCAAAAGAAGGAATATGCAGAATCATTTAAAGTATATTTCGATGCAATTATGTCGCCCTTTAAGCCCTTTGTTCGGGTTGGACTAGCCAAAATTAAAAATCTAAAAATCGATTATATCCTTAATTCACATGGTCCATATTTGGATAGTCCAGAAGCAATTAGAAACGCCCAAAATTTATACCAAAAATGGGCGGAGCAACCAGTGCGTCTACGGAAGAAAGTAACGATGGTTTATTGCTCGAATTATGGATACACTAAACTTATTGCCGAGGCGATGGCTGAAACAATAAAAGAGTATGATGTCGAATTCAAAATGTATGACATCGTTGATTCAGCGACCGCCGATATGGTCGCTGATATTGAAGATGCGGATGGTGTTTTATTTGGCTCACCGACGATCGTGGCTGACGTTATTCGCCCTGTTTATGATTTGATGAACGAACTTAATCCCTTTGTTATGATGAATAAAATTGCCGGGGCCTTTGGTTCATACGGCTGGAGTGGAGAGGCGGTTGGCAATCTGCTTACTCGCGCCAAGCAGCTTAAAATGAAGACCATTGATGACGGCTTTAAAGTGCGCCTAAATCCAACGGCGGATGATCTTGTAAAGGCAAAGGCTTATGCCTCCAACTTTGTTAACGGCCTTTACTAG
- the rpsO gene encoding 30S ribosomal protein S15: MLSKEATAEIVKKFGKDGKDTGSAQVQIALLTAEIQALTEHMKTNIHDFNSKRGLLTKVGKRRSLLNYLARTNRDAYLKLIEQLNLRK, encoded by the coding sequence ATGTTAAGCAAAGAAGCAACTGCTGAAATCGTCAAGAAGTTTGGTAAAGATGGTAAGGATACGGGTTCAGCCCAAGTCCAAATTGCCCTTCTTACCGCGGAAATTCAAGCGCTCACCGAGCACATGAAGACCAACATCCATGATTTTAACAGCAAGCGCGGTCTTCTAACAAAAGTTGGAAAACGTCGGTCATTATTGAATTATCTTGCCCGCACCAACCGCGATGCCTATCTTAAGTTGATTGAACAACTCAATCTTCGTAAGTAA
- the pepT gene encoding peptidase T, which yields MTIKERFIHYTTFDTQSNDHSTSSPSTDKQWALLKALKEELIVLGVKDVELSSHGVLYAHIPSNSTKEIVPTIGFIAHVDTALEMSGKDVKARVINNYDGKAITLNQAQNIIMDPEHFPALKRVVGDDLVVTDGTTLLGADDKAGVAIIMTLVESLAHQDAPIHGPIAIAFTPDEEIGRGVENFDLARMGADYAYTIDGSDIEFANYENFNAASAVVTIAGKSIHPGDAKDKMVNSILVAMEFNALLPTEDVPAKTEGYQGFNHVTAIEGGVNKTVVEYIIRNHDMEKLEKQMRDFQNAAAKLNEKYGQGTVDLMVKKGYRNMGPLLKKDPAALHHLEAAYHALGLPLSYVPIRGGTDGAELSYRGMLTPNLGTGGFNMHGRYEFASLNQMQKMVDVLTQMVKIG from the coding sequence ATGACAATAAAAGAACGTTTTATTCACTACACAACTTTTGACACGCAAAGTAATGATCATTCAACTAGCAGCCCTTCTACCGATAAGCAATGGGCGCTTTTAAAAGCGCTTAAAGAAGAGCTTATCGTTTTAGGAGTAAAAGATGTCGAACTTTCTTCGCATGGAGTTCTCTATGCCCATATCCCTTCCAATAGCACGAAAGAGATTGTCCCCACTATCGGTTTTATTGCGCATGTTGATACCGCCCTGGAAATGAGCGGAAAAGACGTTAAAGCCCGGGTAATCAATAATTATGATGGCAAGGCCATAACCCTTAATCAGGCGCAGAACATCATTATGGATCCCGAGCATTTTCCGGCTTTAAAACGCGTGGTGGGTGATGATTTAGTTGTAACCGACGGAACGACCCTTCTTGGCGCGGATGACAAGGCTGGAGTCGCCATTATAATGACGTTGGTGGAAAGCTTGGCGCACCAAGATGCGCCAATTCATGGCCCGATTGCTATTGCTTTTACCCCCGATGAAGAGATTGGACGTGGAGTGGAAAATTTCGATTTGGCGCGGATGGGGGCTGATTATGCCTACACGATTGATGGTAGCGATATCGAGTTTGCAAATTACGAGAACTTTAATGCCGCGAGCGCGGTGGTTACTATTGCTGGAAAATCCATTCACCCCGGAGATGCTAAAGACAAGATGGTCAATTCAATCTTGGTGGCTATGGAATTTAACGCTCTTTTACCGACGGAAGATGTTCCAGCCAAAACTGAGGGTTACCAAGGTTTTAATCATGTCACCGCAATTGAAGGCGGAGTTAACAAGACCGTGGTCGAATATATTATTCGTAATCATGATATGGAGAAACTTGAGAAGCAGATGCGGGATTTCCAAAATGCGGCTGCTAAGTTAAATGAAAAATATGGCCAAGGTACAGTAGATTTGATGGTTAAGAAAGGTTACCGGAATATGGGACCATTGCTTAAAAAGGATCCAGCTGCTCTTCATCATCTTGAAGCGGCTTATCACGCATTAGGATTACCCCTATCTTATGTTCCAATACGGGGAGGAACTGATGGTGCGGAGTTATCGTATCGTGGAATGCTGACACCTAATCTAGGCACCGGAGGATTCAATATGCACGGCCGATATGAATTTGCCTCACTCAATCAGATGCAGAAAATGGTTGATGTTCTTACGCAGATGGTAAAAATTGGCTGA